Genomic window (Nitrospirota bacterium):
TGCGTGACCCGGATGAACTCGACCTGGAAACAGCCAAGGGTGACCGTGTCTCGGGGCTTCACGATGATGAGCTCTGCCTCGGCATCGAGGCCGTGCTCCCGAAGTTTTTCCTTCACAAAGCCAAGGGTGAGTTTTGTGCCGTAGAGGGGGACTTGGAGTTCTTTGAGAAGGAACGGGAGCGCGCCGATATGGTCCTCGTGGGCGTGCGTAAGCAGCACGGCGCGGACCTTGTGGCGGTTCTCACGCAGGTAGGTAAAGTCCGGGATAACGATGTCCACGCCGAGCATCTCGGCATCCGGGAACATGAGCCCCGCGTCGATCACGATGATATCGTCGCCGTATTCGAGCACGGTCATGTTCAGCCCGATCTCGCCGATGCCGCCCAGCGGGATAATTGCGAGCGCCTGCGTGCTTGAAGCAGGCTGTACAGGAAGATCGGGTGTCTCTGTCACGGGGATCACGCTCCTGGGGTATGATGTTTCGGCCCATCAGGGATGAGCTCTATTCTACTATAGTATTTTTAAAGGGAATCGTCAACCCCCGGACGCGACTCATTAAGGATCAGGGACAGCCGTTACCTCACCTTCAGTAATTGAATCTACAGCATTTTTTCGCCTTAATTCTCATTATTCCTCACGCAGCTTCCTTCCAGCGCTTTCGCCTCGCGCCCTGGTCTTGATCCTGACCGCGACGGCGCATTAACCGACTACCGCGCGTCATATCGCATCTCTTCCCCGTTCATTTGTTCTTATCTTTACTGATTCTTCCACATTGATCACAAATATTTTCCCATCGCCCGTATTGCCCGTATGGGCAACCTTCTGAATCACATTGACGACATCATCAACCATCTCATCATGTACAACAACTTCTAATTTTACTCGCGGAATAAATTCCACCAGCTCATATTCAATCTTGTCTTTCGCATTCCTGGCCCTGCTTTTGCCGAACCCTTTTATTTCCGATACCGTTACACCCGGCAACCCTTTAATTTTATGAAGTTCTTCCGTTACTTCCAGCAATTTGAACGGCCTTATTATTGCTTTTATCTCTTTCATGTTTTTTCCCTGTCCTTTCATTGAATTTATGGAGGAGAAGTCAGTCGTTACATTTCCGCTTCGACCTCTCTCTTTTCAAACCAGCTGTAAACCGAAGGAATGATCAACAACGTAAGCAGCGTTGAAGTAAGCAACCCGCCCACAACAACGGTTGCTAATGGTTTTTGTATTTCTGAACCGGTTCCGCCGGCCAGCAGCATCGGGAGGAGACTGAAAATTGATATCGATGCCGTCATCAATACCGGTCGCAATCGGTCAAGGCTTCCTTTTCTGATTGCCTCCTGCAGACCAAGTCCTTCTTCCCGCAATTGCGAAATGCGCGATACCAGCACCAGCCCGTTCAAAACCGCAACGCCAAAAAGAACAATAAAGCCGACTGACGCCGGTACGGACAAATATTGCCCGGACAGATAGAGAGCGAAGACCCCGCCGATGAGGGCAAACGGCAGGTTGGAAATGACCAGCAGCGACATGCGGACCGATCTGAACGATAGATACAGGAGAAGCATGATCAGGCCTACGGCAGCGGGTCCGATGATCATCAGTTTGTTCATCGCCCGCTGCTGGTTCTCAAATTGTCCGCCCCACGTAAGATAATAGCCGGACGGCAGTTTGACCTGTTCCCTGATCTTCTGTTTTGCTTCGGCCACAAAACCGCCGATGTCCCGGCCCGTGATGTTCATCTCGATGCCGATCCGGCGCACCCCGTCCTGGCGGCTGATCTGGACCGGCCCTTCGATCATCTTCACTTCAGCCAGGTGTTCGAGCGGAACATTGATGCCCGTTTTCGTGGTGATCATCAGGTTCTTGATCGCTTCCAGGGAATTGCGCTTCTCCTCCGGCAGTCGCACCGTGATGGGGAAATTGCGGTTTTCCTCGTACAGCTGCGATGCCGCCTTGCCGGCCACGGCAATCTCGATCACCTTCTGGACATCGCTGATGTTCAGGCCATAGCGGGCGATCTTCGAGCGGTCGATGTTGACGGTCAGGTAGGGCTGCCCGGAAACCTTTTCCGCATTCAGATCAATGCCCCCTCTGATCGTGGACAGCACCTTGGCGATTGTAGCCGATTTTTCGCTCAGCACATTGATATCGTCTCCAAAGAGCTTGACAATAAGCTGCGCCCGGGTGCCGGCCACCAGTTCGTCGATGCGGCACTGGATCGGCTGGCTGAATCCGAAGGTGATCCCCGCGATCGACTCCAGCGACTCCCGCATCTCATTGGTCAGCTCTTCCTTTGATATGTCCCGCTTCCACTCGCTCTTCGGCTTGAAGATCCCCACGTAGCCGGTCTTGTCCGTGCCCCGCGTGTCCAGGGCGACCCCGGTCTGGCCGATTCGTCCCACGATGGTATCCAGTTCCGGAAACTGCATCAGTCTGGCAGCCGCCTGCTGATTCACCTCCATCGCTTTTGCCAGGGAAACACCGGGGAGCATAGACACATCCATATCGAATGAGCCTTCATCCATGACCGGGATGAATTCCGTTCCCAGCCGGGTTGCCAGAAAGAGCGAAACGACCAGAAGAGCTCCCGCTATTCCCAACACCACCCGCTTCCTGTTCATAGCATAGTCGAGCATCGGTCGATAGAGCCTGTGCGCATGCTTCATGATGAAGCTCTCCTTTTCCGGGTGCGGTTTCAGGAACAGGATGCAGAGCGCCGGTATGACGAATACCGAAAGGAGCAGCGAGGCGAGCAGGGCGATGACGACCGTGATCGCCAATGGCCCGAACATCTTTCCTTCGATCCCTTCCAGCGAAAGGACCGGGATGAAGGTGAGCGCAATGATCAGTTCGCCGAAGATGCTCGGTTTTCTGACCTCCATGACCGCCTTGAGCACCGTAATCAATTTGGGGTGTCGTGCCCCCTCGTCACTCAGGTGCCGCTGGACGTTCTCGACCTGGATAATGGCGGTGTCGATAATCATTCCTATGGAAATGGCCAGTCCGCCGAGTGACATCAGGTTTGCGCTGATCCCCGTAAGCTTCATGACGATGAATGTAGCCAGGAGCGACAGCGGCAATGCGATGAGGACCACGATACTGCCCCGGATACTGTTCAGCAGCAGATAGAGCACGATCAGGACCAGCAGGGAACCCTCGATCAGCGCTTTGTTTACCGTGCTGACGCTCGCTCTCACAATATCGCTTCTGTCGTAATAGGGGACGATCCTGGTCCCGTCCGGGAGCACGTTGTTTCCGTTGAGCTCCCTGACCTTCTCCTCAACCCGGCGCACCACGTCGCGGCTGTTTTCGCCGCGCAGCATCATGACGATGCCGCCGACACATTCATCCTTGCCGTTCTTTATGGCGGCGCCCATGCGGACAGCCTCGCCGATTTTCACCTGGGCCACGTCGCGGATAGAGGTCGGCGTACCCCCCGCCGCTTTCAGGACGATGTTCTCGATGTCGTTAATATCTTTGATCAGCCCTACTCCGCGGACAATGAACTGGTCCGCTCCCCGTTCGAGCAGGTTCCCGCCGACGTTTTCATTATTATTTCCGATCGCCGAAAACACATCATCCACGGTTATGCCGTGCTGCAGCAGCTTTTCCGGCGACACGATCACCTGGTACTGCTTGAAGTACCCGCCGAAGGAGTTGATCTCGTTTACCCCGGCGACACTCTTCAGCTGCGGCGTGATGATCCACTCCTGGATGGTCCTCAGGTTGGTCAGGTAGGAAATCTTCTGTTGCGGGTCAGCGGGCATGGCGCCTTCAAGGGTATATTGATAGATCTCCCCCATGGCCGTGCCGATAGGCCCCATGGCGACCTCGACCCCTTTCGGGACCTTTTCCCGCGCCTCCGCCAGCCGTTCGAATACCAGCTGCCTGGCAAAATAGATATCAACGTCGTCCTTGAAGACGACGGTTACGATCGAGAGCCCGAACTTGGTGACCGAACGCATCTGCTCGATATCGGGCAGGCCGCGCATTGACATCTCGATCGGGTAGGTCACATTCCGTTCGATCTCTATTGCCGAGAGCCCGTCCGCGTGGCTGACAATTTCCACCTGAATGTTCGTAACGTCCGGGAAAGCGTCAATCGGCAATTTCCAATAAGAGTACAATCCGACGATTACTATCAGAAGCGAAAGAAATATGACCATCCCTTTCTGCTTCAGCGTATATTCGATAATTCTTTCCAGCATGATTGATGATCTCCTGTCTATGAAGGTAATGCCTCAGACTCAGTTGAACCCATCCCCCTCTCAATCTCCCCCTTGAAGGGGGAGAAGGAATCGGTTCCCTCCCCTTCAAGGGGAGGGTTAGGGTGGGGCTGGGTCATATGCAACTGCAAGGCTCTTTACTCGCCATGGCCATGTTCGTCGACGAGCTCGCCTTTTTTCAGCTCTGATTTCAGAATGAACGCGCCCTTGACGGCAACCGGCTCTCCCTTTTTGAGTCCACCGGTTACTTCCAGACGATTCCCCAGCGTTCGGCCCACCGTTATCTCACGCAATTCGAACTTCTCCGGATCGGTTTGAATGAAGACATAGTTCTTGGAACCGTCAAGAAAGACCGCCTCTTCAGGAACAGTGACAATCCGTTCTGTCCCGCCGCCGGCCTCGATCAGCACGGATGCAAACATGCCCGGTTTCAGGAGCCGGTTTGCATTTTCAACAACAACGCGCGCCTTGACTGTTCTGGTCTTCTCATCCAGCACGTCGCCGATGTATGAAATAATCCCCTTGAAGTTTCGGTCGGGATAAGCAGTTGTCCTGACTTTCACCGCTGTTCCCGACTTTACCCGGCCGAGATCTTTCTCGTAGATATCGATGATCACCCAGAGCCGGGACAGATCTGCCACGGTGAAGAGTGTCTTATCGGGGCTCACCACTTCACCCTGTGTTGCCGCGCGCTCGATGACCGATCCGCTGATCGGCGAGGTCACGGCGATAAGCGGATGCTGATCGCCTTCATGCTTTTTCCCGACCTGCTCGATATCGATCCCGAGCAAATGGAACTTCTCGGACGCGAAGGCGAAATCCGCTTCAGCATCTGCAAGCTCCTGCCTCGCCCTGATCACGTCCTTTTCCGGGGATATTTTCTTCGCGAACAGGGTCTCCTCTCGCTGCAGGTTGTTCCGTGCAAGATCGGTCCGTCCTTTCGCTTTGGCATACTCCGCCCAGGCCAGCCCCAGCTCCGGGCTGTCGAACCAGGCAAGCGCCTGACCGCTTGTTACCGCATCGCCCTGGGAAGCCGCGATCTTCACCAGCCGTCCCGAGGTGCGCG
Coding sequences:
- a CDS encoding P-II family nitrogen regulator, which gives rise to MKEIKAIIRPFKLLEVTEELHKIKGLPGVTVSEIKGFGKSRARNAKDKIEYELVEFIPRVKLEVVVHDEMVDDVVNVIQKVAHTGNTGDGKIFVINVEESVKIRTNERGRDAI
- a CDS encoding CusA/CzcA family heavy metal efflux RND transporter, yielding MLERIIEYTLKQKGMVIFLSLLIVIVGLYSYWKLPIDAFPDVTNIQVEIVSHADGLSAIEIERNVTYPIEMSMRGLPDIEQMRSVTKFGLSIVTVVFKDDVDIYFARQLVFERLAEAREKVPKGVEVAMGPIGTAMGEIYQYTLEGAMPADPQQKISYLTNLRTIQEWIITPQLKSVAGVNEINSFGGYFKQYQVIVSPEKLLQHGITVDDVFSAIGNNNENVGGNLLERGADQFIVRGVGLIKDINDIENIVLKAAGGTPTSIRDVAQVKIGEAVRMGAAIKNGKDECVGGIVMMLRGENSRDVVRRVEEKVRELNGNNVLPDGTRIVPYYDRSDIVRASVSTVNKALIEGSLLVLIVLYLLLNSIRGSIVVLIALPLSLLATFIVMKLTGISANLMSLGGLAISIGMIIDTAIIQVENVQRHLSDEGARHPKLITVLKAVMEVRKPSIFGELIIALTFIPVLSLEGIEGKMFGPLAITVVIALLASLLLSVFVIPALCILFLKPHPEKESFIMKHAHRLYRPMLDYAMNRKRVVLGIAGALLVVSLFLATRLGTEFIPVMDEGSFDMDVSMLPGVSLAKAMEVNQQAAARLMQFPELDTIVGRIGQTGVALDTRGTDKTGYVGIFKPKSEWKRDISKEELTNEMRESLESIAGITFGFSQPIQCRIDELVAGTRAQLIVKLFGDDINVLSEKSATIAKVLSTIRGGIDLNAEKVSGQPYLTVNIDRSKIARYGLNISDVQKVIEIAVAGKAASQLYEENRNFPITVRLPEEKRNSLEAIKNLMITTKTGINVPLEHLAEVKMIEGPVQISRQDGVRRIGIEMNITGRDIGGFVAEAKQKIREQVKLPSGYYLTWGGQFENQQRAMNKLMIIGPAAVGLIMLLLYLSFRSVRMSLLVISNLPFALIGGVFALYLSGQYLSVPASVGFIVLFGVAVLNGLVLVSRISQLREEGLGLQEAIRKGSLDRLRPVLMTASISIFSLLPMLLAGGTGSEIQKPLATVVVGGLLTSTLLTLLIIPSVYSWFEKREVEAEM
- a CDS encoding efflux RND transporter periplasmic adaptor subunit — protein: MNRTKKVIRKIWAARKDTARRIKKPALIAVGSIALLVVVMSFYGSTAKKEQADEHENEKTHEETAVVHLSEEAQKASGIEVMAAALEPFSAPIEATAAIELNGDRVAKISARTSGRLVKIAASQGDAVTSGQALAWFDSPELGLAWAEYAKAKGRTDLARNNLQREETLFAKKISPEKDVIRARQELADAEADFAFASEKFHLLGIDIEQVGKKHEGDQHPLIAVTSPISGSVIERAATQGEVVSPDKTLFTVADLSRLWVIIDIYEKDLGRVKSGTAVKVRTTAYPDRNFKGIISYIGDVLDEKTRTVKARVVVENANRLLKPGMFASVLIEAGGGTERIVTVPEEAVFLDGSKNYVFIQTDPEKFELREITVGRTLGNRLEVTGGLKKGEPVAVKGAFILKSELKKGELVDEHGHGE